The Elusimicrobiota bacterium genomic sequence CCTTGGACCTCGGCTGCAGGAAGATATTGGAGTCGTACATCTCGGAGAGCCTGTAATAAGGATGCAGCCCCATTTGACCCAATTTCATATTCGGCTTCTGGAAGTCGCTCAAGGCATCCCAGACGCCTGCGTTGGCCGGCATGGCAATGCCCGCCACAAGAACGGCCACAAAAAACATCTTAAGGCGCTTTAAGGCATATTGCATTAGTCTCTCCTAGTGACCTCTTTTATATTTCTTCCTTAATATAGGAATGCTATTACGGAGACGACGGTGAAAGGTTTTGCTTAGGATTGTTGGGCGCCGGTTCCGTGGTCGTGGTGGTGGTTTCCTCGCTGGTCGAGGTCTGGGATGAAGTCGTGGACTGAGAAGTCGTGACCATCACGGTCTCGGTCTCCACCTTCACGCTCTCTCCCGCGGCCACAGCCTGAGTCGGGGCCGTCGCGTCCGCGCCGGCTTGCGTGACCGCAATCGCGCCGGAGAGGACCCGCAAAGAGGTCCCGGCCAAGGTAAGGGTGGCGCCCATTGTCCTAACCGTCACGCCGCCGATATCAAGAATTATCCCGACGCCGCCGGAGACCTCGATCTTGGATCCCTCCGTGATGGGAGTGCCGGGGATATATTCCTTGCCGTTGACCTTGATCACGGGGTTCCCGCCCTTGACCAAAATCGTGACGACGCGCTGTGCTCTCTGGGCCGGCATCCGAGCCGATGCGACGGCGCTCAATCCCAAGACCGCGGCGATGCTCAGGACGAGGCATACGGCTAACGAGCGGCAATGCTTATGCATGAATCCCCTCCTCAGTAATTAATCGTAAAGTGCAGGCATAATCATAAACAACAAACATATCCTTGTCAATAGCAAGATGCATTTCGGCAATCCCCTCGCCGCGCGGCGTCACCCCGGGGCCCAATACCAGTCGAGGGCCTCCATCGGCCTGACCAGTAGGGCGGGAAAATCGGGCAAGGCGCGGCCCTCTTCCATCAAGTCAGAGAACCGGCGCTTTTCCTCTCCGCAAGACAAGAAGAGGGCGGCCCTTGCTGCGTCGATGGCGGCAAGGGAAAGAGTGAGCCTTGGTACGGGAGGGCTTGCGCGAACGCCCTCAACGGCGAGAACCCACCTCTCTCGCTCCGCGAGAGACTTATCGTCGGGGAATAGCGACGCCGTGTGGCCGTCGGAGCCGACTCCCAGAAGGATCAAGTCGAACGTCGCGGAGGACCCCGCGAAAAAGCTCCTGAGCGACAGCTCGTAGGCGCGCGCCGCGGCCTCGCGCGAGGCCGTGTTCGACGGCATCGGATGGATGTTTTCAACGGGGATGGGAACGCGCGACAGGAAAGTCTCCAGCGCCAGGCGATAATTGCTGTCCTGACTTTCACGCGCAACACAGCGCTCGTCGGTCCAAAATAAATGGGTGCAAGCCCACGGCATTTCCTCCCGCAGCGGCGAGTCAGCCAGCAGCTCGTAGAGGCGGCGCGGGGTCCTGCCGCCCGAGAGCGCGAGGCAAAAACGCCCCCGTTCTCGCGCGCATTCCCGGGCGAAGGCCCGCACGAAGCCGGCCGCGCGACGGCTCATGCTTTCCAAATCCGGGAAGCGCTCCACGTTTATGGCGGGAACTTTCATTCTCTTCGCATTCTACCAATACTCGCTCCGGGATTTTGTTAGTATTTAACATTGCGGCCCTCGCCGCCACGATGAGAATATTAGGAATAAGCCTCGGCGACACGGCGACCGCCGCGGTCATGGTTGATGACCGTTTCGCGGCTTGCGCCTCAGAGGAGCGTTTTTCCCGCCTCAAGCGCGACGAAAGCTTCCCGCGCCGGGCCATCGCCTACTGCCTGGAGGCCGCCGGCGTCGAGCCAGGGCAACTCGATGCCGTCGCCGTCGCCGGGTCGAATTGGGATTTCTGGAGGTGGCTGGCGCATTACCACTCGAGCTTCTCCATCGAGGACCTGGCCCGGGAGCAAAGCGAGTATTGGCGGCCCCTCCTCTACGAGGGCAAGAATATCTCCTGGCCGAAGCTCTTCAAGCACAAGTGGGATCTCGACCAGAAACCGGCCGGCTTGCGCGGCTTGGCCGAGCGCCTGGGCATGGACCTTCCCTTGGGTCGGGCAGATCAGCGCCTGGCCGATCAATTCTTGGATGAGGCGATCGCGGCCCATCTGGGCATAGACAAGGGGCGCATCATCCGCATAGACCAGCACGCCTCGCTCGAGGCCTACGCCTACTGGTCAAGTCCCTTCCGGGGCAAGGGCACCGGCGTCATCGTGCTCAACGCCGGCCGGGAAGGGGTGGGAGCGAGCGTGGCGATGCCTTTGCGCTTCGGGCTCATGCGCTTGTGCTCCATCGGCTCGGAGCGCTTTCGCTTGGCCCAGCTCATGCGCGACGTGACTCTTATGCTCGGGCTTCCCCCGCGGGATCATGATCCAGTGGTGATGGGACTGGCGGCCCACGCTCCCGCCGGGCGCTGGCGCGCGGCCTATCGGGTCTTCGCCAAATGCTTCGCGGTCAAGGACATGGAATTCCACTGCCGCCGCCCCGTCAGCGACACTTACTTTCATTTTCTCGACAAGCTTCGCCGACTGCCCGACGACGCCATCGCGGGGGGCGTTCAGCATTTCGTGGAGGACCAGATCGCCGAGTGGGTGGGCAACGTCGTGCGCTGCACCCATCTGCCGAGGCTCGCCATCGCCGGAAGCCTTTCCATGAACCACCGCGTCATGGCGAAGATCGCCCAGCTTAAATCCGTCGAGAACCTCTTCGTCGCCCCCGCTGCGGGAGAGGGCACCGGGGCATTGGGGGCCTGCCTTCAGCTCGCCACTGCCCGCTTTGGCGTGGTCCCGGCGCCTTGGACGGACTGTTACCTGGGGCCGGAGGCCAGAGGCCCGCAAGCCCAGAAGGCCATCACCTCCCTGCGGGAATCCGAGGCTGATTACGCCTTCAAGCCAGACCCCTCTCCCGCGGAGGTAGCCAAGCTCTTATCCGAAGGCGCCATCATCGGCCGCTGCGCGGGGCGCGCCGAGTTCGGCTCGAGAGGGCTCGGAAACCGCTCCATCCTGGCCGACCCGCGCAACGCCCGCATAGCGCCCTTCATCGCGGCCAAGATCAAGAGGCGCGAGGCCCATGTCCAGCTTTCCCCCACTATTCTTGAAAGCAGCGCCGGACGCTACCTGAAGAATCCTAAGGGGATAGACTCGCCCTTCATGACCTTGGCGTTTTCGGTCAAGGCCAGGGCTTCCTCTGATTTGGCCGCGGCCATAGACTCCGATGAAGGCGCGGTGCGGCCCCAGGTGCTGAGCGATGGCTCCAATCCGGAATTCGCGGCCATTCTGCGCGCCTTCGAAAAACTCACCGGAGTCGGGGCCCTCCTTAATACGTCCCTCAACGCCCACGGCGAGCCCATCGCCCTCACGGCCGATGACGCCGCGCGGGTATTCATGAACTCAGGCTTGGACTACCTCCTCTTGGGAAACACCTTGGTCGCCAAACGCAGCGTGGCCTTGCGCCGCGACGGACGCTGACATGGCCGCGCCCAAAAGGATATTGTTCGTCTGCACGGCCAACGCCTGCAGGTCGGTCATGGCCGAAAAGCTTCTCAACAAGGCCGCCTCGGAGCGGGGCCTTTATTGGGAGGCTCGCTCCTGCGGCTTGGCGGCCGAGCATTATTTCCGGGTTCCCCCCCCGACTCTCGCGGCCCTGCTCCAAGCCGGCATCCCACAGGTGGAGCATAAGCCGCGCCTCGTGCACCGGGAGCTTTTGCAGTGGGCCGATCTCGTTCTGGCCATGACCCGCCGCCACCGCGACGCGCTTACGGACCACTTCCCGGAGCACGCCCGCAAAGTCGCGATATTCCTCGAGCACGTGGGGCTTTCAGGCGACATCGAGGACCCCATGGGAGGCCCGCCGGAGAAGCACTTCGAGTGCTGCAAGACCATAGCCCGAGCCGTAGAGGCGCTGCTGGACAAAACCCAGGAGAAGCCTATTCGGCCGCAAGGATGACCCGTCCATCCCGTTGATCTGCTTCCTTATATAGTATCGCCAGACGCCGCCTCGGCCCCTGGGGGGTCCCCCGCAAACCGTAAAAGTCGAAGAGGACCTTCAAGGCATGCGGAAACACCACGTAATGCTGGACCCGGGAGCGGATGGGGCTTTCCGGGCTGTAAGCGCCGATCCGCCGGGCCAGCTCAATCTGATTGCCGAGAGTTGGGCCGTAAAAGATGGTGCGGCTCCCTCCTCTCAAATGGATGAGCAAGACAAGACTCGGAAGAAAAATCGCGAGCGAACCGGCGTAGATCCGGCCGAAAAGCGGAGGTGCTACGCTCAAGCCCTTCCAGAGAAAATAAAAATACAACAGCCAGGCCGCTCCGTAATAGTGCGGCTGGCCGTAAAGCCTAAGCATCCCATGGAAAACGAGTCCGAAGCAGAGGGTTATGAGGCTCAAGAGGGCCATGTCGCGTTCCGCGCCGAGCGCGCCCGCGCTCGGACGCAAGACTTGCCTCACGGCCGAAACAATTCCAGCCCAAAAAAATAATAGGGCGAGCCTGGAAACCGCCCGCACAAAGGCGAGCCCCGCGGGGAGGTAGCCCGGCCCTAGAAAATAATCGAAGCCGCCCCCCGAGAAAAGTCTTCCCGCGAAGAATGGAAAAACCCACCCCCTCCAAAAGGAAAACCCGCTTAGCCCGGGCCAAAACATGGATGTCGCCGTCAGCGCCTTAACATAGGGAGCGGCAAAAACAGCGCCGGCGGCCAGGAGAGTCGCGCAAAGAAAAGGCGCCTGGAAAAAATACTTCCTGCGAGAAAGCCACGCGTGAGCGCCTAGTGGAATGATGACTACTAGGCTCATGGGATGGGTCAGGAGCATGAAAAGCCCCCCCAGCGCCGCCAACCACAGCTTCCAAGCCTCGGCCCGGAGGCAAAAGGAAAGATAGGCGCAGAAAGTAACGCCTGAGAGAGGAATGAGGAAGGTGTTGTCCCAAAGCTCGCGGCTGTAAAGCCAGAGGTAAGGAGAAAACAGCGCGGCCCAACCCCAGCCCGATGAAAGCCCCGGGCAGAGTTGACTAATCCATGCCAAAGAGAGAGCGCAGAGAGATAAAAACAGGAAAGCCCGTACCGCCACCAAGAGGGCGAGGTCCTTGATGAAATACAGGAGGACGGTGTATATCCAGGTCGCAAATGGCCCATACAGCGTCCCGCGCGAGCCGATGAGGCCGTGGGCGGCGACAAGCCCCTGATCGCGGCAATGAAGGGCCCAGGCGATCAGCTTTGGCTCGTCGTTGATCCAGGGCGCGTCCGAGGGCCAGAGAATAGCCAGGCCTATCCCCGCGACGGCCCCGATCCAAAATCTCCGCACTGGAGCAATAGTAACATTTCGCTTCATTTAATCTAGAATGACGGACATGGCGGAGGCGATTGACGCCGGCCAAATGCCGGCCTGGGGCGTCGAGGATATTCCCCCGCCGCCTCGGGGAGCCAAAGGCGTTCTTTCCTGGCTGGGCCCGGGCGTCGTCGCCATGGGCATCGCCATCGGCACCGGTGAATGGCTGCTCGGGCCCATGCTCACGGTCAAGTACCGGGGCGGCATCCTCTGGGTGGGGCTCGTCGCCGTGGCTCTCCAGCTCGTCCTGAACCTCCAGTGCCTGCGCTACACCATCGCCACCGGAGAGCCCATATTTACGGGCTTCATGCGCTGCAGGCCGGGGCCGCGCTTTTGGGCCCTCTTCTACATCGTCATCGAGCTCGGCAGCATTTGGCCCAGCATGGCCGCGACCTGCGCCACGGCCTTGGCCCCATTGATCCTGGGCCGCATGCCCACGGAGGCCGACAGGGGCTTCGTCCTTTTCCTGGCGCACGCCATCGTCATGGTCTGCGTGCTCGCCCTGGCCTTCGGGGGCAAGGTCTATCTCATGATGGAGAAGGCCATGGCCTTCATGGTGCTCTGGATCCTCGGCTATCTCATTTTCGTGGACGCGTTCTACGCGGACGCCTCGTCCTGGGGCGCGGTGGGCAAGGGTTTTCTAAACTTCGGTCACATCCCCGCCGGAGCGGATTGGCTGATGCTGGCGGCCTTCGCCAACTACGCCGGCCTGGGTGGGCTTGGCAACGCCACCATCTCCAATTACGCCCGGGACAAGGGCTGGGGCATGGGTGCGGCGGTGGGAGCCATACCGGCCCTTGTCGGCGGCAAGGGAGTCCAACTCTCTCATCTCGGCAAGACCTTCCCGCTGAGCCAAGAAAATTTGTCGCGCTGGCGGGGCTGGTGGCGCCAGGCCTGGCGCGACCAGGGACTGTGGGCCGTCGGGTGCCTCGGCGGGATCGCTTTGCCCGCCATCCTGTCTTTGCAGTTCGTTTCGCCCCAGACCGCGGCAGGCCCCTGGGCCGTGGCCGCCCAGCAGGCCGAGGGAGTGGCCCGGCAGGCCGGGCCCCTATTCTGGCAGCTGACGCTTCTCTGCGGATTTTGGATACTATTCTCCACTCAGTTGGGAGCCGTCGAGATCTACCCGCGGCGCTGGACCGACCTTCTCTGGAGCGGATTCCCCTCCTTGAGGGAGAAGCCCCCCGAGGCCGTGAAATACGTTTACTACAGCATAGTGGCCTTGTACGCCCTTTGGGCCAATATCGCCTTGCATCTGGCCAAGCCGCTCTCCATGGTGATTTTCGCGGCCAACGCGGAATCCATGATCACGGTGTGGCTTTCAATGCACGTGCTCTGGGTGACCTGCCGCTACCTGCCCGAGCCGCTTAGGCCCAGGCTTTGGGAGCGCGCGGGGCTGGTGGCCTGCTCCCTGTTTTACGCGACCCTCGCCGTGCGCGTGCTCTTCTTCACGCCGGAGGGGCTCTTTAGCCTTCTGAGATCCTGATGAAAACAAATCCCGGCTCCATCACCTCGGTTCATGCCTATCTCTTGAGCTGTCCCCTAAATGAGCCTCTGGAATTCTCCTTTGGGCAAAAGCGCGAGCGCGCCACGGCCCTCGTCGAGGTGCGGACCAGGAACGGACTCTCTGGCTGGGGCGAGGCCAACTGGGGAGGAACCGCGGCAGGCGGAAAGGCGTTCCTGTCTCTCGTCGAAGAAAGGGTCAAGCCTCTCCTACGGGGCCGGGATCCGTTTCACGCCGAGAGGATTTGGCAGGAATTGGACCAGCTCGACCACGACGCCAATCGCGTCTCGGCTGCCGGGGCCGTGGACACCGCCCTATACGACCTGATGGGCCGCTCCCTGGGCAAGCCGCTTTATGACCTCTTGGGCGGAGCCTGGCGCCTGGCGGTCCCGGTCTATGCCAGCGATCTCATGATCATTCCCGTCCGGGCCCTCGAGAGAAGGGCCCGTGTCCTGGCGGAAAAAGGATTCCGAGGAGTGAAGATGCGCATTGGAAGAGCCCCCCATGAGGACCCCGGGCGGGTTGCCTTGGTGCGCCGAGCTTTGGGTCCAAATATCAAGCTCTTCGCGGACGCCAATGGGCGTTACGACCGGGCCCAAGCCCTGAAAGTGGGGCGAGCCCTCGAGGCCTTCGGGCTCGAGCATCTAGAGGAGCCTCTCCCCAAGTGGGACATAGAGGGCTGCGCCGAGCTCTCGCGAAAAATCGGCATCCCGATCGCGGCCGGAGAATGCGCGCATCTCTACCACATGAAGGAGCTCTTGGCGCGGGGAGCCGCCCAGGTCATACAGCCCGACGCCACCGTCAATGGACTCACCGAGACCCGCAAAATCCTGGCTTTGGCCCAGGCCTACCGGGCCCAGGTCGTTATGCATAATTTCGAGGCCGGGGTTGGGCTGGCCGCCATGCTCCATGCGGCCGCCTCAAGCCCCCTCATGGCCCAGCTCCAAGAGCTCGACACCAACCCCAGCCCCTTCCGGGACGAGCTCCTGACCGAGCCCATCGCGCTCAAAAACGGCTCCCTGGCCGTGCCCCGAAAACCAGGTCTGGGCGTCGAGATCAACCGAAAAACCCTCAAGAAATACCTGATCGGGTTCTGTTGAGTAGGCCCTTCGGCCTACCTCGATATAGGCCTTTGGCTTCTGGAAGACCCTTCGACTTCATGGCACACTTTTATCATGACGATTTTTTCAGGAAGAGCCCTTTTGATCCTCTCCATCGCCGCCGCCCCGTGCCGAGCCGGCGGCGAATTAGAGTTCGCCCAGTCCCTGCGGATCCTCGGACCCGTCAGCTTTCAATCCTCTTCCCTGTTGTTCCCGCCCGAAGTCTGGGCTAGGCTTTCGCCCTTGGATGCGCGATCCAAAATACTCCTGCGCTCCAGAGGGCTCTCAGACTCAGGTGTCAAGCAGGCTTCCTACGAAGTGATCGAGGAGCTCGCCTCCAAGGCCGCGGCCCAGGGCCTCTCGGCCCTGGATCTATTCAGCGATGACGGGCTCCTAGGAACGAACCGCTGCTTCATCCCGGGGGGCGTCCTGGAGCGGATCAACCGGAAATTTGATTTCCAATCCCTATTCCCCATCCAAGGGAAAACCCAGGACGGCGAGGATTTCTCCATGCTGGGGCTCCTCCTAGGAGACCGGGAGGTCCATGTCCTCTACAATGTCCACTCTCCCCACAACAAATTCTACATTGACAGCCCCCACCCTCTTTACGCCGGCTACGGCGGACCCTACACCTTCCCCGACACCGTATCGGTATCCATCGCCGCCGGCGCCTCTGGAAAAAGTTTCGTGGTCAAATCCGAGCTGCGCGGCCCTCCGCTCGGAGCGTATATCCTGGAATTCCAGCCGGCGGGCCCCAAAAAGGTCCGGGCCACGGGAAAACTCGTCATAACGAGCTCCAAGGAATTGCCCGTCTACCCCATCATTTTCCGCCCCTAATCGCTCCGGGACCCGGGCCAATAAGTAGTAAAATATCTTTCATGCGCCCGTAGCTCAGTTGGTCAGAGCACCCCGCTCATAACGGGAGGGTCGCAGGTTCAAGTCCTGCCGGGCGCAGAAATTTTCCAACACAATCGACATTTGTCAGGCGCCTCCAGGCGACGTCATCCCTCTTTCTAGGCCAGTGTTTATGATATACTGAAATTAATTAATATTTTCGATATACTATGACCCATATATCATTTAGCCCGATACACCCCCACCCTCTATCGCTTTTGCCTCCAAAAGCCGATATTGGAAATAAGGACTTCTCCGAACTCCTCCTCAAGGCCCGAACCTCTCTGGCCGAGCTTAAAGGCTCCTGTCGTTTCCATCCAAACCCGATGCTGCTCCTGTCACCCGCTATCATCAAGGAGGCGGTCGCCAGTTCCAACATCGAGAACATCAACACAACGATTGCAGAGGCCCTCCAAGGACAGCTCTTCCCCGAGTCGGAGCAGCGAAAGCCTGACAAAGAAGTCCTGCACTACCGAAACGCCGCCCTGTGGGGCTTTGATAACCTGAAGAAAATCCCAATCTCAACGCGGCTGATACTTGGAATTCAGCACGCTCTGATGCCGGACAAGCCCGAGGGCTACCGCCAGCAGCAAAACCGAATCGCCAATGACACAACGGGCGAGGTGCTCTACACCCCGCCCGCTATCACCGATATCTCGCGCCTGATGAACAACTGGGAGAATTTTGTTAACAGCCAGTCAGACCTCGACCCCCTAATAAAGTGCGCTCTAGCTCATTACCAGTTCGAGGCAATCCACCCATTTGGAGATGGCAATGGCCGCACCGGCAGAATCCTTATGGTGCTCCAATTGGTACAGGATGGCTTACTCCCCCTTCCCATCCTGTACATAAGCGGCTACATTAACCAGCGACGCACGGAATACTACCGCCTGCTCCGCGCCGTTACA encodes the following:
- a CDS encoding low molecular weight protein arginine phosphatase, whose protein sequence is MAAPKRILFVCTANACRSVMAEKLLNKAASERGLYWEARSCGLAAEHYFRVPPPTLAALLQAGIPQVEHKPRLVHRELLQWADLVLAMTRRHRDALTDHFPEHARKVAIFLEHVGLSGDIEDPMGGPPEKHFECCKTIARAVEALLDKTQEKPIRPQG
- a CDS encoding Fic family protein, coding for MTHISFSPIHPHPLSLLPPKADIGNKDFSELLLKARTSLAELKGSCRFHPNPMLLLSPAIIKEAVASSNIENINTTIAEALQGQLFPESEQRKPDKEVLHYRNAALWGFDNLKKIPISTRLILGIQHALMPDKPEGYRQQQNRIANDTTGEVLYTPPAITDISRLMNNWENFVNSQSDLDPLIKCALAHYQFEAIHPFGDGNGRTGRILMVLQLVQDGLLPLPILYISGYINQRRTEYYRLLRAVTTVGAWHEYIEFMLTGFWEQAVQTTSILEKIGFLFVELRQELKQNHKSVYSTDLVQALFAYPIIIPARLARNLNVHFMTASKYLQHLAKAGILKEQRLGKYHLFINHKLLEIMTK
- a CDS encoding mandelate racemase/muconate lactonizing enzyme family protein, with the protein product MKTNPGSITSVHAYLLSCPLNEPLEFSFGQKRERATALVEVRTRNGLSGWGEANWGGTAAGGKAFLSLVEERVKPLLRGRDPFHAERIWQELDQLDHDANRVSAAGAVDTALYDLMGRSLGKPLYDLLGGAWRLAVPVYASDLMIIPVRALERRARVLAEKGFRGVKMRIGRAPHEDPGRVALVRRALGPNIKLFADANGRYDRAQALKVGRALEAFGLEHLEEPLPKWDIEGCAELSRKIGIPIAAGECAHLYHMKELLARGAAQVIQPDATVNGLTETRKILALAQAYRAQVVMHNFEAGVGLAAMLHAAASSPLMAQLQELDTNPSPFRDELLTEPIALKNGSLAVPRKPGLGVEINRKTLKKYLIGFC
- a CDS encoding Nramp family divalent metal transporter, translated to MAEAIDAGQMPAWGVEDIPPPPRGAKGVLSWLGPGVVAMGIAIGTGEWLLGPMLTVKYRGGILWVGLVAVALQLVLNLQCLRYTIATGEPIFTGFMRCRPGPRFWALFYIVIELGSIWPSMAATCATALAPLILGRMPTEADRGFVLFLAHAIVMVCVLALAFGGKVYLMMEKAMAFMVLWILGYLIFVDAFYADASSWGAVGKGFLNFGHIPAGADWLMLAAFANYAGLGGLGNATISNYARDKGWGMGAAVGAIPALVGGKGVQLSHLGKTFPLSQENLSRWRGWWRQAWRDQGLWAVGCLGGIALPAILSLQFVSPQTAAGPWAVAAQQAEGVARQAGPLFWQLTLLCGFWILFSTQLGAVEIYPRRWTDLLWSGFPSLREKPPEAVKYVYYSIVALYALWANIALHLAKPLSMVIFAANAESMITVWLSMHVLWVTCRYLPEPLRPRLWERAGLVACSLFYATLAVRVLFFTPEGLFSLLRS
- the pgl gene encoding 6-phosphogluconolactonase yields the protein MKVPAINVERFPDLESMSRRAAGFVRAFARECARERGRFCLALSGGRTPRRLYELLADSPLREEMPWACTHLFWTDERCVARESQDSNYRLALETFLSRVPIPVENIHPMPSNTASREAAARAYELSLRSFFAGSSATFDLILLGVGSDGHTASLFPDDKSLAERERWVLAVEGVRASPPVPRLTLSLAAIDAARAALFLSCGEEKRRFSDLMEEGRALPDFPALLVRPMEALDWYWAPG